One genomic region from Arthrobacter pigmenti encodes:
- a CDS encoding PucR family transcriptional regulator, with product MASSTGPRGTSLPAPDSATVDRLRTQIGALSTATLKQLDSTLPWYRNLRPDERSALGLVAQKGIASFVNWYQKPVSPAWVLSDVFGTAPTELTRSISLQKALQLIRVVVQVVEDQVPDLASDADQGPLREAVLRYSREVAFAAADVYARAAETRGSWDTRLEALVVDAILRGESSDALRSRIAAVGWKSQARITVMVGRSPSEPNAMFLNELRRTTGRLAEDTLVGIQGDRLILVLGGVQDRDNSYRKLSELFGPGPVVYGPESASLVAASSSAQAAFAGLTAARAWPSAPRPVAADDLWPERVISGDDTARKALLRNIYRPLVNAQNGLEETLSAYLSLGHSLEATSRELFVHANTVRYRLRRVCDITGWDPLLPREAFVLQTALVIGRLAPPLKGVADRAGARLDRTGSL from the coding sequence ATGGCATCGTCCACTGGCCCGCGCGGCACCTCCCTGCCCGCACCTGACTCTGCAACGGTGGACCGGTTGCGGACCCAGATCGGTGCGCTCTCAACTGCAACGCTGAAGCAGTTGGACTCAACGCTCCCCTGGTACCGCAACCTCCGTCCGGACGAGCGTTCGGCGCTCGGGCTGGTAGCGCAGAAGGGCATCGCCTCATTCGTCAACTGGTATCAGAAGCCGGTATCACCTGCCTGGGTGCTAAGCGACGTCTTCGGAACCGCCCCCACCGAGCTGACGCGCTCCATCAGCCTTCAGAAGGCCCTTCAACTGATCCGCGTCGTAGTGCAGGTGGTCGAGGACCAGGTCCCTGACCTCGCCTCAGACGCAGACCAGGGGCCGCTGCGCGAAGCGGTGCTCAGATATTCCCGGGAGGTGGCCTTCGCCGCGGCGGACGTGTACGCACGGGCGGCGGAAACCCGTGGATCCTGGGATACCCGGCTCGAAGCGCTGGTGGTGGATGCCATCCTCCGGGGTGAGAGCTCAGACGCCCTGCGGTCCCGCATCGCGGCGGTCGGTTGGAAGTCGCAGGCACGGATTACCGTCATGGTGGGCAGGTCCCCCTCAGAACCGAATGCCATGTTCCTCAACGAACTGCGCCGCACCACCGGACGCCTTGCGGAGGACACCCTGGTGGGAATCCAGGGCGACCGCCTTATCCTGGTGCTCGGTGGAGTTCAGGACAGGGACAATTCCTACCGCAAACTCAGCGAGCTTTTCGGGCCGGGCCCAGTGGTCTATGGGCCGGAGTCCGCCTCGCTCGTGGCGGCCAGCAGTTCCGCCCAGGCGGCGTTCGCAGGCCTGACCGCCGCACGCGCATGGCCTTCCGCTCCGCGCCCGGTGGCAGCCGACGACCTGTGGCCCGAACGCGTCATCTCCGGCGACGATACAGCGCGGAAGGCCCTGCTGCGCAACATCTACCGGCCGCTCGTCAACGCGCAGAATGGGCTGGAGGAGACGCTCTCCGCGTATCTCTCGCTGGGTCATTCACTGGAAGCGACGTCACGTGAATTGTTTGTTCACGCCAATACGGTCCGCTACCGTCTGCGGAGGGTGTGTGACATCACCGGATGGGATCCGCTCCTCCCCCGCGAGGCGTTTGTTCTGCAGACGGCGCTGGTAATAGGACGTCTCGCTCCCCCACTCAAAGGCGTTGCCGACCGGGCGGGTGCGAGGCTGGACCGCACCGGTTCGTTGTAG
- the gndA gene encoding NADP-dependent phosphogluconate dehydrogenase has translation MSAQIGVTGLAVMGANLARNLARNGYTVALHNRSVEKTDALLDKHGDEGDFVRTETLQELVDSLEKPRRVLIMVKAGAPVDSVIDQLEPLLEPGDIVIDAGNSHYEDTRRREAALAKKDLHFVGVGVSGGEEGALLGPSIMPGGSRESYDSLGPMLEKISAKYNGEPCCRWVGTDGAGHFVKMVHNGIEYADMQVIGEAYDVLRTAAGIEPAEQAKIFTDWNTGTLSSFLIEITAEVLAHTDARTGKPFVDVVVDSAGQKGTGRWTVVSALELGSPTSGIAESVFARGLSSQRGQRELAQEILQGHEGSVDLPEDFVEDVRLALYASKLVSYAQGIDMLTAAAGEYGWELKLDEIASLWRAGCIIRAELLDDIMKAYAAEEKPANLLLAPAFAESIAGAVPAWRRVVAAAVQLGIPVPVFSSSLAYYDGLRRKRLPAALTQGLRDLFGAHTYNRVDADGTFHTLWGEDRSEVEAVDTH, from the coding sequence ATGAGTGCACAAATCGGTGTGACCGGCCTGGCCGTTATGGGAGCGAACCTTGCCAGGAACCTGGCCCGCAATGGCTACACCGTGGCCCTGCACAATCGTTCTGTCGAGAAGACAGACGCCTTATTGGACAAGCATGGAGACGAGGGCGACTTCGTACGTACCGAGACCCTGCAGGAACTTGTCGATTCACTTGAGAAGCCTCGCCGCGTTCTGATCATGGTCAAGGCCGGCGCTCCGGTGGATTCCGTCATCGATCAGCTTGAACCGCTGCTGGAACCCGGCGATATTGTGATCGACGCCGGCAACTCGCACTACGAGGACACCCGCCGGCGTGAAGCAGCACTCGCCAAGAAGGACTTGCACTTCGTGGGCGTGGGGGTTTCCGGTGGTGAGGAGGGCGCACTTCTTGGTCCTTCGATCATGCCGGGTGGATCGCGGGAGTCCTACGATTCGCTGGGCCCGATGCTTGAGAAGATCTCCGCAAAGTACAACGGCGAGCCGTGCTGCCGCTGGGTCGGTACGGACGGCGCAGGGCACTTCGTCAAGATGGTTCACAATGGCATCGAGTATGCCGACATGCAGGTTATCGGTGAAGCGTACGACGTCCTTCGTACGGCGGCGGGGATCGAACCTGCCGAGCAGGCCAAGATCTTCACGGACTGGAACACCGGAACGCTCTCATCGTTCCTGATCGAGATCACTGCCGAGGTGCTCGCGCACACTGATGCGCGCACCGGTAAGCCGTTTGTCGACGTCGTCGTGGATTCCGCAGGCCAGAAGGGCACCGGCCGGTGGACGGTGGTGTCGGCACTGGAACTCGGTAGCCCGACATCGGGTATTGCTGAATCGGTGTTCGCGCGGGGGCTTTCGTCGCAGCGCGGACAACGGGAACTGGCGCAGGAGATTCTGCAGGGTCATGAGGGCAGCGTCGACCTGCCTGAGGATTTTGTGGAGGATGTGCGGCTCGCACTGTATGCATCAAAGCTGGTCAGCTATGCACAGGGCATCGACATGCTCACCGCAGCTGCAGGCGAGTACGGATGGGAACTCAAGCTTGATGAAATCGCATCGCTGTGGCGCGCCGGGTGCATCATCCGCGCTGAGCTGCTGGACGACATCATGAAGGCCTACGCTGCCGAGGAGAAGCCGGCAAATCTGCTCCTTGCACCGGCGTTCGCCGAGTCAATTGCCGGCGCGGTTCCCGCATGGCGCCGCGTTGTCGCGGCTGCAGTGCAGCTCGGCATTCCCGTTCCTGTGTTCTCCTCGTCGCTCGCCTACTACGATGGACTGCGCCGCAAACGACTGCCCGCTGCCCTCACCCAGGGGTTGCGCGACCTTTTCGGAGCCCACACCTACAACCGGGTAGACGCTGACGGAACCTTCCACACTCTCTGGGGTGAGGACCGTTCGGAGGTCGAAGCGGTCGACACCCACTAG
- a CDS encoding acyltransferase family protein yields MHRPPHAAAGFRPDIQGLRAVAVLAVVIYHAGVSLVPGGYSGVDVFFVISGFLITSHLLSTLRDHGTIRLSDFYARRIRRILPAALTVLVLTALASVLLVPRVDVPGTLEDAAATALYMPNLLFAAQGTDYLAETSPSPFQHYWSLGIEEQFYLLWPAVLLGTFFLVRRSNRRLAAVIAALVAASFASGLVLLEVSPPWAFFSLPSRAWELGVGALAALALRHAAGRLSTAVGRVLIWSGLAGMLTGFVLLTSTTPFPGVAALLPTLSTAAVILGGSAAPHPALLTNRPMQAMGKWSYSLYLVHWPLLTIPQLAVGVEHPLPLAGTLALGALSVPLAILLHRYVEGPFRRGPARGNIRRTGPTLAMATAGSLVIAGSAYGAGLYIDRTPATAAQPAERKAGLPYPEGTPFVPSNVTPVLERAATSAPPTNGDGCHAPVKQTEPQAHCIYGNREATQDVVLFGDSHAEQWFAGVDRLARDNAMRLRTLTKASCPAVSISIERQGAPYTECDQWREGALQTIREVKPRLVVLGNYGRVTPVDDSKDLRKQWEEGLRATIDALPEGTEVVVMADTPFHDSAPASCLSRNIDDAAACDAEPEEALNASRAAVERRVAEETGARFLDMNKYLCAEHCPAIIGDILAYRDAHHLSEPMGEALAPRLAAELDKEL; encoded by the coding sequence ATGCACCGTCCGCCCCATGCCGCCGCTGGGTTCCGTCCGGACATTCAGGGCCTGCGGGCCGTGGCAGTCCTCGCGGTTGTGATCTATCACGCCGGTGTCTCCCTGGTGCCCGGAGGTTACTCCGGCGTCGACGTCTTCTTCGTCATCTCAGGGTTTCTGATTACTTCACACCTGCTCTCAACCCTCCGTGACCACGGCACAATCAGGCTTTCCGACTTCTACGCCCGAAGGATTCGCCGCATCTTGCCGGCGGCGTTGACGGTCCTGGTACTGACCGCGCTGGCCTCCGTCCTGTTAGTGCCGCGGGTAGACGTGCCGGGCACGCTGGAAGACGCCGCCGCGACGGCTCTCTACATGCCGAACCTGCTCTTCGCCGCGCAGGGAACCGACTACCTGGCGGAAACTTCGCCTTCGCCGTTCCAGCACTACTGGTCCCTCGGCATTGAGGAACAGTTCTATCTGCTGTGGCCTGCGGTGCTGCTGGGTACGTTCTTCCTGGTCCGCCGGTCGAACAGGCGGCTTGCCGCTGTAATCGCTGCGCTTGTTGCAGCGTCCTTCGCCAGTGGACTTGTCCTGCTCGAGGTATCCCCGCCGTGGGCCTTCTTCTCCCTGCCCAGCAGGGCATGGGAACTCGGCGTCGGCGCCCTGGCAGCGCTGGCACTGCGCCATGCCGCAGGACGCCTCTCCACCGCCGTCGGGCGCGTGCTGATCTGGAGCGGGCTTGCAGGGATGCTGACGGGATTTGTGCTGCTGACCTCGACGACCCCGTTTCCCGGCGTTGCCGCCCTCCTGCCGACTCTGTCCACCGCCGCCGTAATCCTCGGCGGGTCGGCTGCGCCGCACCCCGCGCTGCTCACCAATCGCCCCATGCAAGCAATGGGCAAGTGGTCTTATTCGCTGTATCTGGTGCACTGGCCGCTGCTCACGATTCCGCAGTTGGCTGTTGGCGTGGAGCACCCGCTGCCACTGGCTGGAACTCTTGCGCTCGGCGCTCTGAGTGTCCCGCTGGCGATCCTGCTGCACCGCTACGTTGAGGGACCCTTCCGCCGTGGGCCAGCCAGGGGAAACATCCGCCGCACTGGACCCACACTCGCAATGGCGACTGCCGGATCCCTCGTGATTGCCGGCTCGGCGTACGGCGCGGGCCTCTACATCGACCGGACTCCGGCCACGGCAGCACAACCGGCGGAACGAAAAGCCGGGCTCCCCTACCCGGAAGGCACGCCCTTCGTGCCCTCGAACGTGACGCCGGTGCTCGAGCGGGCCGCGACCAGCGCGCCGCCGACCAACGGCGACGGATGTCACGCTCCGGTGAAGCAGACCGAACCGCAAGCCCACTGCATCTACGGCAATCGTGAAGCCACGCAGGATGTCGTGTTGTTCGGCGACTCCCACGCTGAACAGTGGTTCGCGGGAGTGGACCGTCTGGCCCGGGACAATGCGATGCGGTTGCGCACGCTCACCAAGGCCTCCTGTCCTGCGGTGTCCATCTCGATCGAACGGCAGGGTGCTCCGTACACAGAATGCGACCAGTGGCGGGAAGGGGCGCTGCAGACGATCCGCGAGGTCAAACCACGACTGGTGGTGCTGGGCAACTACGGGCGCGTAACACCGGTGGACGATTCGAAGGATCTCCGCAAGCAGTGGGAAGAGGGCCTTCGAGCGACCATCGACGCGCTACCGGAGGGGACAGAAGTGGTTGTCATGGCTGACACACCGTTTCACGACTCCGCTCCGGCGTCCTGTCTGTCAAGGAACATCGATGACGCGGCGGCGTGCGACGCGGAGCCCGAGGAGGCACTGAACGCTTCGCGCGCCGCCGTCGAGCGTAGGGTAGCCGAAGAAACGGGTGCGCGCTTCCTCGACATGAACAAGTACCTGTGCGCCGAGCACTGCCCTGCCATCATCGGTGACATCCTTGCCTACCGGGACGCGCACCATCTCTCGGAACCCATGGGCGAAGCGCTGGCTCCGCGGCTTGCGGCTGAACTCGACAAGGAACTCTAG
- the epsC gene encoding serine O-acetyltransferase EpsC has product MSFLARLREDLEAARAHDPAARGDIENGVVYSGLHAIWVHRLTHRMWQVAALRFPARVLSQAARFLTGIEIHPAATIGRRFFIDHGMGVVIGGTAEIGDDVMMYQGVTLGGRSLEKVKRHPTIGDRVTIGAGAKVLGPITIGAGSAVGANAVVVKDTPPDSIVTGIPATFRHRDSARETQPAVDPAEYIDPALYI; this is encoded by the coding sequence GTGAGCTTTTTAGCGAGACTGCGAGAAGACCTCGAGGCGGCCCGGGCACATGACCCGGCCGCCAGGGGTGATATTGAGAACGGCGTCGTGTACTCGGGGCTTCATGCCATCTGGGTGCATCGTCTAACCCACAGGATGTGGCAGGTTGCTGCCCTCCGGTTTCCGGCACGGGTTCTGTCCCAGGCAGCCCGCTTCCTGACGGGGATCGAGATTCATCCGGCCGCAACGATCGGTCGCCGATTCTTCATTGATCACGGCATGGGAGTGGTTATTGGCGGCACCGCGGAGATCGGCGACGACGTGATGATGTACCAGGGCGTGACCCTCGGCGGCCGCTCGCTTGAGAAGGTGAAGCGCCATCCGACTATCGGAGACCGGGTGACGATCGGCGCCGGAGCAAAGGTTCTCGGGCCCATCACCATCGGTGCGGGAAGCGCGGTGGGAGCGAACGCCGTCGTCGTAAAGGACACACCACCAGACTCCATCGTGACCGGGATCCCGGCGACCTTCCGCCACCGGGACTCGGCCAGGGAGACCCAGCCTGCGGTCGATCCCGCAGAGTACATCGACCCGGCGCTCTATATCTGA
- a CDS encoding DUF3052 family protein, which translates to MSEAEAATADSVADKLGFKDGDLVQELGYDEDVDFDFRADLEDEIGSELLTEEDQDVVDGVVLWWRSDDGDLVDALVDSLTCLDDGGVVWLLTPKSGRDGYVAPSEVQEAAPTAGLHATSSAGVSHDWAATRLVSRRKQ; encoded by the coding sequence GTGAGCGAGGCCGAAGCCGCCACCGCAGATAGCGTGGCGGACAAACTGGGTTTCAAGGATGGCGACCTTGTTCAGGAACTTGGGTATGACGAAGACGTTGATTTCGACTTCCGGGCTGATCTGGAGGATGAGATTGGCTCCGAGCTGCTTACCGAAGAAGACCAGGACGTCGTTGACGGCGTAGTCCTGTGGTGGCGTTCCGACGACGGCGACCTCGTTGACGCGCTGGTCGATTCGTTGACCTGCCTCGACGACGGCGGGGTTGTTTGGTTGTTGACGCCAAAATCGGGACGCGACGGCTACGTTGCCCCGTCTGAAGTCCAGGAGGCAGCGCCCACAGCGGGCCTTCACGCTACGTCGTCGGCCGGTGTTTCGCACGACTGGGCCGCCACGCGGCTGGTCAGCCGCCGCAAACAGTAG
- a CDS encoding redoxin domain-containing protein: MDQLTSVGGLAPAFELPNQHGEPVSLESLRGTAAALVFYPFAFSQVCTGELDELQAQSEEFRGRNVRLLAISVDSKYTLRAYAEERGYDFDLLADFWPHGAVADTYGVLDHTRGYARRATFFLDPDGVVIERIDAALGDVRPFDSYLSALHSLSTARAVGP; encoded by the coding sequence GTGGACCAACTGACTTCGGTCGGCGGGCTAGCCCCCGCTTTCGAGCTTCCCAACCAGCACGGGGAGCCGGTCAGCCTTGAGTCGCTTCGCGGGACTGCGGCTGCGCTCGTGTTCTACCCGTTTGCTTTTTCGCAGGTCTGTACCGGCGAACTCGACGAGTTGCAGGCGCAGTCAGAGGAGTTCCGCGGCAGAAACGTCCGGCTACTGGCCATCTCTGTCGACTCAAAATACACATTGCGTGCCTACGCAGAAGAACGTGGCTATGACTTCGATCTGCTCGCGGATTTTTGGCCGCACGGAGCCGTAGCCGATACCTACGGTGTGCTCGACCACACCAGGGGTTATGCGAGGCGCGCCACCTTCTTCCTTGATCCCGACGGAGTCGTCATCGAGCGGATCGATGCCGCGCTCGGTGACGTGCGTCCTTTCGATAGTTATCTGAGTGCCCTCCACAGCCTTTCGACCGCGAGGGCCGTGGGCCCGTGA
- a CDS encoding NAD-dependent protein deacetylase, whose product MTESSAVPHASSLPGFGTTGFARGEAAEQGSLSHRELELLTGAAKLLEGRRLAVLTGAGLSTDSGIPDYRGPNSVPRSPMTYQQFVGDDALRRRYWARNHVGWHHLRRADPNAGHRAIALMEQRALLTGLITQNVDRLHSVAGSTNVVDLHGTYDRVLCLNCRSHFTREEIAALLEALNPGYLDLAGDAGDVAPDADADVDDTAGFVVAPCPVCGGMLKPDFVYFGENVPKDRVERSYGLVNDAGALLVAGSSLAVMSGLRFVRQAKKDGKPVVIINRGTTRGDDLASLKLEVGVSEALTYLARALPSLGAGVAG is encoded by the coding sequence GTGACCGAGTCATCGGCCGTCCCGCACGCTTCTTCACTGCCCGGCTTCGGGACGACCGGTTTTGCGAGGGGTGAGGCAGCGGAACAGGGTTCACTCTCACACCGTGAACTTGAGCTCCTCACCGGTGCCGCAAAGCTGCTTGAAGGACGGCGCCTGGCGGTCCTGACCGGTGCGGGCCTGAGCACGGATTCAGGTATTCCGGACTACCGAGGGCCGAACTCCGTGCCACGGAGCCCAATGACCTACCAGCAGTTCGTGGGTGATGATGCCCTTCGCCGCCGGTATTGGGCCCGCAACCATGTGGGCTGGCATCACCTCCGGCGTGCGGACCCCAATGCCGGGCACAGGGCAATCGCACTGATGGAGCAGCGTGCGCTGCTCACCGGCCTCATCACCCAGAACGTTGACCGGTTGCACTCGGTGGCGGGGAGCACCAACGTGGTGGACCTGCATGGGACCTACGACAGGGTTCTCTGCCTGAATTGCCGCAGCCACTTCACGCGCGAGGAGATTGCCGCACTGCTGGAGGCACTCAATCCGGGGTACCTCGACCTCGCTGGGGACGCGGGAGATGTCGCGCCGGATGCCGACGCCGACGTCGACGATACGGCGGGCTTCGTCGTCGCGCCGTGCCCGGTGTGCGGGGGCATGCTCAAGCCCGACTTTGTCTATTTCGGAGAGAACGTCCCCAAGGACCGCGTGGAGCGTTCGTATGGGCTGGTGAACGACGCCGGCGCCCTCCTTGTGGCCGGATCGTCACTGGCTGTGATGAGCGGGTTGCGCTTCGTCCGACAAGCGAAGAAGGACGGGAAGCCCGTGGTGATCATCAACCGCGGGACAACCCGCGGAGACGATCTGGCCTCGCTGAAGCTTGAGGTGGGAGTTTCGGAAGCCCTGACATACCTCGCACGGGCCCTTCCGTCATTGGGTGCCGGCGTTGCGGGCTGA
- the aceE gene encoding pyruvate dehydrogenase (acetyl-transferring), homodimeric type: protein MAADQGIVGSGSVDSDPEETAEWVESFDQLVDVRGSERAREVLGRLLARAGGRSVGLPPVVTTDYVNTIPVDEEPEFPGDEEIERKYRAWMRWNAAVMVHRAQRPEIGVGGHISTYAGAATLYEVGFNHFFKGKDHPSGGDQIFFQGHASPGMYARAYLEGRLTEEDLDGFRQEKSKEGHALSSYPHPRLMPEFWEFPTVSMGIGPMNAIYQAQSNRYLQNRGIKDTSGQQVWAFLGDGEMDEPESRGLLQLAANEGLDNLNFVINCNLQRLDGPVRGNGKIMQELEAFFRGAGWNVIKVVWGREWDDLLEADTSGDLVKIMNETPDGDYQTYKAESGGFVRDHFFGKTPATKDLVADMSDAQVWGLKRGGHDYRKVYAAYKAATEFTGKPTVILAKTVKGYGLGAHFEGRNATHQMKKLTLQDLKDFRDHLRIPISDEQIEGDPYNPPYYHPGPDSPEIQYLHERRKALGGYLPERRSKHADVVLPGDKAYEVAKRGSGKQQAATTMAFVRLLKDLMRDKEFGKRIVPIIPDEARTFGMDSFFPTAKIYNPKGQNYLSVDRDLVLAYKESIEGQILHAGINEAGSVAAFTAAGTAYATQGEPLIPIYVFYSMFGFQRTGDSYWAAGDQMTRGFIIGATAGRTTLTGEGLQHADGHSPLLASTNPAVVTYDPAYGYEIGHIMRDGLERMYGNGNAVSGTDPNVMYYLTVYNEPILQPVEPENLDVDGLLRGIYKLKDGHAADNAPTSQILASGVAVPWALEAQQILADEWGVSADVWSVTSWTELRRDALAAEEDAFLNPGEEARVPFVAQQLGEAPGPIIAVSDYMKAVPDQIRQFLPQDFATLGADGFGFSDTRAAARRYFKIDSHSVVVRTLELLAKQGKVDPDAPRQAIEKYSLLDVNAGTTGNAGGDS from the coding sequence ATGGCTGCTGATCAGGGGATTGTGGGTTCGGGTTCTGTTGATTCGGATCCGGAGGAGACGGCTGAGTGGGTTGAGTCGTTTGATCAGTTGGTTGATGTGCGGGGTTCGGAGCGGGCTCGTGAGGTGTTGGGCCGGTTGTTGGCCCGTGCTGGTGGGCGGTCTGTGGGTTTGCCGCCGGTGGTGACGACTGATTATGTGAACACGATTCCGGTCGATGAGGAGCCGGAGTTCCCGGGGGATGAGGAGATTGAGCGGAAGTACCGGGCGTGGATGCGGTGGAATGCTGCGGTGATGGTGCATCGGGCGCAGCGTCCGGAGATTGGTGTGGGCGGTCATATTTCCACGTACGCGGGGGCGGCGACCTTGTATGAGGTGGGGTTCAATCATTTCTTCAAGGGTAAGGATCACCCCAGTGGTGGGGATCAGATTTTCTTCCAGGGCCACGCGTCCCCGGGGATGTATGCGCGGGCGTACCTGGAGGGCCGGCTCACCGAGGAGGACCTGGATGGGTTCCGGCAGGAGAAGTCCAAAGAGGGTCACGCACTGTCCTCGTATCCGCACCCGAGGTTGATGCCGGAGTTTTGGGAGTTCCCGACGGTGTCGATGGGGATCGGTCCGATGAACGCGATCTATCAGGCCCAATCCAACCGGTACCTGCAGAACCGGGGGATCAAGGACACCAGTGGGCAGCAGGTGTGGGCGTTCCTCGGGGACGGGGAGATGGATGAGCCCGAGTCGCGGGGGTTGTTGCAGCTGGCCGCGAATGAGGGTCTGGATAACCTGAATTTCGTGATCAACTGCAACCTGCAACGCCTGGACGGGCCGGTACGGGGTAACGGGAAGATCATGCAGGAGTTGGAGGCGTTCTTCCGTGGTGCCGGGTGGAACGTGATCAAGGTGGTTTGGGGCAGGGAATGGGATGACCTGCTTGAGGCTGATACCAGCGGGGACCTGGTGAAGATCATGAATGAAACCCCGGACGGGGACTATCAAACCTACAAGGCCGAATCCGGTGGGTTCGTGCGGGATCACTTCTTCGGGAAGACCCCTGCGACCAAGGACCTCGTCGCTGACATGAGCGATGCCCAGGTGTGGGGCCTCAAGCGCGGCGGACACGACTACCGCAAGGTCTACGCCGCGTATAAGGCCGCCACCGAGTTCACCGGTAAACCCACCGTGATCCTGGCCAAAACCGTCAAGGGCTACGGACTCGGCGCGCACTTCGAAGGCCGCAACGCCACCCACCAAATGAAAAAACTCACCCTTCAGGACCTCAAAGACTTCCGCGACCACCTCCGCATCCCCATCAGCGACGAGCAGATCGAGGGAGATCCTTACAACCCGCCGTACTACCACCCGGGACCGGACTCTCCGGAAATCCAGTACCTGCATGAGCGCCGTAAGGCGCTCGGCGGCTATCTGCCGGAGCGCCGCAGCAAGCACGCCGACGTTGTACTGCCCGGCGACAAAGCGTACGAAGTTGCCAAACGAGGCTCCGGGAAGCAGCAGGCCGCAACCACCATGGCCTTTGTGCGTCTGCTCAAGGATCTGATGCGTGACAAGGAGTTCGGGAAGCGCATTGTGCCGATCATCCCGGATGAGGCGCGTACCTTCGGCATGGACTCGTTTTTCCCGACGGCCAAGATCTACAATCCCAAGGGGCAGAACTACCTCTCTGTTGACCGCGATCTGGTGCTCGCCTACAAGGAATCGATTGAGGGCCAGATCCTCCATGCCGGTATCAACGAGGCCGGTTCCGTCGCGGCCTTTACGGCTGCCGGCACGGCATACGCCACCCAGGGTGAACCGCTGATCCCGATCTACGTCTTCTACTCCATGTTCGGGTTCCAGCGCACCGGCGACTCCTACTGGGCTGCCGGAGACCAGATGACCCGCGGCTTCATCATCGGTGCCACCGCCGGCCGTACCACCCTCACCGGCGAAGGCCTCCAACACGCCGACGGCCACTCACCGTTACTGGCCTCGACCAACCCTGCCGTAGTTACCTACGACCCGGCGTACGGATACGAGATCGGGCACATCATGCGGGACGGATTGGAACGCATGTACGGCAACGGCAACGCGGTGTCCGGTACCGATCCGAACGTCATGTACTACCTGACGGTGTACAACGAGCCGATCCTCCAGCCCGTCGAGCCGGAGAACCTTGACGTAGACGGCCTGCTCAGGGGTATCTACAAGCTCAAGGACGGGCACGCTGCCGACAACGCGCCGACGTCGCAGATCCTCGCCTCCGGCGTGGCAGTGCCATGGGCTCTCGAAGCGCAGCAGATACTTGCTGACGAGTGGGGTGTGTCCGCGGATGTGTGGTCAGTGACGTCCTGGACCGAACTGAGGCGTGACGCGCTCGCCGCAGAGGAAGACGCCTTCCTCAACCCCGGCGAAGAAGCACGCGTGCCCTTCGTCGCACAACAACTCGGCGAAGCACCCGGACCCATCATCGCCGTCTCGGACTACATGAAAGCCGTCCCCGACCAGATCCGGCAGTTCCTCCCCCAGGACTTCGCCACCCTCGGCGCCGACGGCTTCGGCTTCTCCGACACCCGAGCCGCCGCACGACGCTACTTCAAGATCGACTCACACTCCGTCGTCGTACGCACCCTCGAACTCCTCGCCAAACAAGGCAAAGTCGACCCCGACGCACCCCGCCAAGCAATCGAAAAGTACTCACTGCTCGATGTGAATGCAGGCACTACCGGGAACGCGGGCGGCGACTCCTAG
- the cysK gene encoding cysteine synthase A, translated as MAPIYDDVTQLVGNTPLVRLNRLTEGLDAQVAVKLEFYNPANSVKDRIGVAIIDAAERAGALKPGGTIVEGTSGNTGIALAMVGAARGYKVILTMPETMSTERRVMLRAYGAEIVLTPGSEGMRGAVDRAKEIVATNDNAIWARQFANEANPAIHRATTAEEIWKDTDGEVDIFVSGIGTGGTITGVGQVLKERKPDVKIIAVEPADSPILNGGAPGPHKIQGLGANFVPEILDTSIYDEVIDASVEDSVRVARALGTQEGILGGISSGAIVWGALELAKRPENAGKLIVAVVCDFGERYISTVLFDDIRG; from the coding sequence ATGGCACCGATTTACGACGACGTGACCCAACTGGTAGGCAACACCCCGCTGGTACGCCTCAACCGCCTGACCGAAGGACTCGACGCGCAGGTTGCCGTGAAACTTGAGTTCTACAACCCGGCCAACAGCGTTAAGGATCGCATTGGTGTGGCCATCATCGATGCCGCCGAGCGGGCGGGCGCCCTGAAGCCGGGCGGGACGATCGTCGAGGGCACCTCCGGCAACACGGGCATCGCCCTGGCTATGGTCGGCGCGGCGCGCGGCTACAAGGTCATCCTCACGATGCCGGAAACCATGTCGACTGAACGTCGCGTCATGCTGCGGGCCTACGGCGCCGAGATTGTCCTGACTCCCGGATCCGAAGGCATGCGGGGAGCGGTTGACCGGGCCAAGGAGATTGTTGCCACCAACGACAACGCCATCTGGGCCCGCCAGTTCGCCAACGAGGCCAACCCCGCCATTCACCGCGCCACCACGGCCGAGGAAATCTGGAAAGACACTGACGGCGAGGTGGACATCTTCGTCTCGGGCATCGGCACAGGCGGCACCATTACCGGCGTCGGTCAGGTACTCAAAGAACGCAAGCCCGATGTGAAGATCATCGCCGTCGAACCGGCCGACTCCCCGATCCTCAATGGCGGCGCACCAGGACCGCACAAGATCCAGGGCCTGGGTGCAAACTTCGTTCCGGAGATCCTCGACACTTCCATCTACGACGAAGTGATTGACGCCAGCGTTGAGGACTCGGTTCGTGTTGCACGCGCCCTCGGTACCCAGGAGGGCATCCTTGGTGGTATTTCCTCCGGCGCCATCGTTTGGGGTGCCCTGGAACTGGCTAAGCGTCCGGAGAACGCCGGCAAGCTGATCGTCGCAGTGGTCTGTGACTTTGGCGAGCGTTACATTTCCACCGTGCTCTTCGACGACATCCGGGGCTAG